The following DNA comes from Anaerostipes rhamnosivorans.
TTTCCCAGCAGGTCTTTTACCTGGTCCCCGGAAGTAACAAATTCCGCAGTGGTATTTGATACATATGGGATCTGCGGGTCATGAACCTCCACATCTTTTAGGACTTCCAGCAGTTTCTCACCGGCCGGCTTAAGCATGGCAGAGTGAAATGGACCGCTGACCTTTAACGGAAGCACCCGTTTGGCCCCCGCTTCTTTAAGGGCTGCCGCCGCTGCCTCTACCGCCGCTGCCTCTCCGGAGATGACGATCTGGCCCGGACAGTTGTAGTTGGCGATGGAGACAACTCCGTCCACTTTAGGTAGTACGGCCTCAATCTCTTCTTTCTTCATGCCAAGAACAGCTGCCATAGCACCCTCTCCGGCAGGAACCGTGTCCTGCATAAGGATTCCTCTCTGGCGGACAACCTTGACCGCATCCTCAAAGCTCATGACTTTGCTGGCAACAAGGGCACAGTATTCTCCAAGACTTAATCCTGCCGTCATATCTGGTTTTATGCCCATGGCTTCAATCTCGTTAAGGATAGCAACACTGGCTGTCACCATGGCCGCCTGTGTGTATTCCGTGATGTTGATGTCTTCATTTTCCTCGAAGCACAATGCTTTCACATCAATATCCAACACTTCATTTGCTTTTTCAAATACTTCTCTGCTGTGTTCAAAATACTCATAGAACTCTTGTCCCATACCGACATACTGTGCTCCCTGCCCAGGAAACATAAAAACAATTTTACCCATCGTTATCACCTCGTCAATTACTTTGAGTTTCAAAATATCTGTTTCTAAAAAATTGACTTATAACCTCAAAAAATCAGTTATAAGCCAATATTTTGTCAATCTTAATCTTCTACGCCTTTATTCTTTAAGTAGTTGATTACATCTTCGACAGTATTAAGCTCTGTCAGGTCGTCAGACGGAATCTCTACATCGTACTCTTCTTCTAATGCCATTACTAATTCAAATAAGTCCAGGGAGTCAGCTCCTAAGTCATCTTTGAAAGATGTCTCTAACGCAATTTCACTTTCATCAACGCTTAACTGTTCTGCAATGATTTCCTTCATTTTCTCTAACATAATTTAATCTCCTTCATACCTCATAATAGTTTGATTATCAAAGTATACCTATTTATACCCGAACTTGTCAAGTAAATTCACTCCTATATTATACTAACTCACATACAAATATGCAAGGAAGTTATTAGGAAATAACGGTGAAAAAATCCGTTTTTCTAATCCTGGGCCATATGGCTGCCAAGCAGGATATCTTCCGCTTTCTTATTCCAGAATCCCCCGGCCTCATCGCATGCGTCCGCCAGATGCTCAAACAGGGGATCATCTTTCCCCAGCTTCCTGAAATCCTCAATGGCTGTCAGCGGCATGGTGATATGTGTGTAGATGATCTTTTTCTCCCCTGGCATTTTCTTTAAATACAGAGTGGTGTCCACCACCGCATCAAGGCCGCCGATGTGTGTGATATTCATGGCCGCATTGATCTTCTTGTCACGAAGCAGTTGAAGGGCCTCCTCCATATCGGTTCTGAGTCCCCCGGAGGACCCGATCAGCTTTGTCTTCAGATAATGGCTGCCATAGATATTCATGCCTGCCCGGTACTTTTTGTCCGCCGTGGCCGCATAGATATTCATGCAGCCGTCCATGGCCATGATCCTGTTTCCAGTCTCCGCCACATTCTTGGGCGGCGCATAGACAAACACGTCATCGTAGCCCTTTTCATTGGTCAGGGCCAGCAGTGCGGAGGCAGGGTCCACCATCATGGACGGGTTTATGTAATAAAGCTCCACTCCATTTCTCTGTGCCTCCTGCACCGGGATCAACCTCCTGGCCTTAGCAATCCTCTCATCGTTAATGTCTGTCACTACCAGCCGTTTTGGCTTTTGTTCCATAGTCAGCACATAACGTACTGCCATCAGCCCCATGGGTCCGCATCCGCCCAGAATCACAGTGTTGCCGCCCGGCTTGATACCGGAGATGTGTTCATGGGAGCCCGGCTTGCTGTGATAATTGGAATGGAAACTTCCCACAATGCTGTACAGTGCCTGTGCCACTGTGGCCTCAAAAAAGCTTTCTCCATCAAAATTGAGCAGGCATCCCTTCTCGATCACATCCCCCGGGACAATACAGTAAGTGGCTGCCCCGCCAAAGTACTCATAGGAATACCCCGGGGACTCGATCTGGTCCGGAATCTCAGGAACAACTACATACTTATCTCCCGGATGATACTGCTCCTTCCACTTATCCCCCACCTGTTCAATGATGCCGGCGAACTCGTGCCCGATCAGGATCGGATACTTCCGGATATTTTTCGGTACCCGCAGATGCCTTTGGGCAAGTGTGATCTCTTTCAATGTAGACATGGCAATTCCATTGCAGAGAATCTTGAGAAGAATCTCATCCTCTTTGATCTCTGGAAGTTCAAACTCTTCCATCCTGATGTCCTTTACCCCGTAAAGTCTGACGCCTTTTACTCTCATAGTCATCGCCCCTTTTCACACAATGCAGGTCACATAGAAATTATTTTCTAAGATTATACCAGAAATGGAAATAAAAAAAAAGACCTGCAACAGACCTT
Coding sequences within:
- the fabD gene encoding ACP S-malonyltransferase, producing the protein MGKIVFMFPGQGAQYVGMGQEFYEYFEHSREVFEKANEVLDIDVKALCFEENEDINITEYTQAAMVTASVAILNEIEAMGIKPDMTAGLSLGEYCALVASKVMSFEDAVKVVRQRGILMQDTVPAGEGAMAAVLGMKKEEIEAVLPKVDGVVSIANYNCPGQIVISGEAAAVEAAAAALKEAGAKRVLPLKVSGPFHSAMLKPAGEKLLEVLKDVEVHDPQIPYVSNTTAEFVTSGDQVKDLLGKQVYSSVRWEQSIEKMIQAGADTFIEIGPGRTLSGFMRKIDRKMKVVNIEKLEDLKKLEEVL
- the acpP gene encoding acyl carrier protein — its product is MLEKMKEIIAEQLSVDESEIALETSFKDDLGADSLDLFELVMALEEEYDVEIPSDDLTELNTVEDVINYLKNKGVED
- a CDS encoding zinc-binding dehydrogenase; translated protein: MRVKGVRLYGVKDIRMEEFELPEIKEDEILLKILCNGIAMSTLKEITLAQRHLRVPKNIRKYPILIGHEFAGIIEQVGDKWKEQYHPGDKYVVVPEIPDQIESPGYSYEYFGGAATYCIVPGDVIEKGCLLNFDGESFFEATVAQALYSIVGSFHSNYHSKPGSHEHISGIKPGGNTVILGGCGPMGLMAVRYVLTMEQKPKRLVVTDINDERIAKARRLIPVQEAQRNGVELYYINPSMMVDPASALLALTNEKGYDDVFVYAPPKNVAETGNRIMAMDGCMNIYAATADKKYRAGMNIYGSHYLKTKLIGSSGGLRTDMEEALQLLRDKKINAAMNITHIGGLDAVVDTTLYLKKMPGEKKIIYTHITMPLTAIEDFRKLGKDDPLFEHLADACDEAGGFWNKKAEDILLGSHMAQD